In the Aquimarina spinulae genome, TTTTGTTATTCCCAAAGGAACAAGAACATCTTTGAGCTTTTTTAAATTACTAGTTATAGTTTGCGAAGAATTTGGCCATATATCTTGCATTATATGAGGAGTAGTAATTACTTTTTTAAAACCAAAATTTTCAAATTGCTCAAGGATATATCCCGATTGATAAATTGTCTTTACTCCATCATCAATACCCGGAAGTAAATGTGAATGAATATCAATGTAACCATCGGGTACAATTTCTTTAAAAGGAACCTCTTTTTTTGATAAGAACCGCAATTTGATTTTTGTTTTGGGGTGAACGTAAAATAAAATATATCTGTTATAATAACATTATTAGTGCATTATAACAAATAAAATGTAAAAATATAGATTTATTATACATAAAAAACTGTTTAAGAATAGAGATTCTTAAACAGTTTGATGTATTTAATAGTTATCTTAATACTATCTTTTTGTAATATCTCCTGATCCAGATACTTTTTTATCTTCTTTTTGAGGGTCTCCTTTATAAAATATATCACCAGATCCAGATACACGAGCCTTTAAGTAGGTAGTAGCCATTACTTCAATATCACCAGACCCAGATACGGTTGCTGTTACATTTTTTGCATTTAAGTCATACGCAGAAAGGTCTCCAGAACCAGATACATTTCCGTTAAAACTACCGGTACTTCCTTTTAATACCAGATCACCAGATCCAGATACTTGTCCCCATATGTTTTCGGCATCAACAACAAGTTGAATATCACCAGACCCAGATACTCCGGTTTTAAAATCAGAAGCCTTAATTGTATCAGAACTATACACATCTCCCGATCCTGATAATGTAACTTGAGTTAGATCTTTAAAAGGAACAGTAATAATTAGTTTTTTTCCTACAGAAGGTTTTAGATAAAACCCTTTTTTCACATAAATTCTAAGAGCATCTCCTTGGATCTCGGTTACTATATAATCAATAAGGTTACTTTCTCCTTTGATTGTGATTTTTCCTTCTGTACCAGATATTAAGGATACATCCAAACTTCCTTTTACTTTTACTTGATCATAGTCTGATGTCGATCTGTTTTTGGTAATAGAATTGCCATTACCATTAATTTTTTTCCCATTTCCCCACCATTGTGCTTGTAAAGAAGTTATACTGCATAATGTAAGTCCTATAATAAATGCTGCTGTTCTCATTGTATTGATGTATTAATGTTTTGTATATATTAGTTTTTTCTTAATTTGATTCCACCATAACTAGAGGTAATATTAATTGCTTTACCACTATTAGCTTGGCCACTATACCCTTGATAATCTTTTTTAGAATCCTTAACGTATTTCTTTTGTACGTTTATACTTTCATCTAGTTTAATACCTCCATATGAAGTCTTAATTGCAAAATCAAAGGTGCATCCATCTTCATATCCAATATTAACGCTGGTATAATCTGTTTTAATTGTTACGTTTTTGAAGGTTGGCTGTAGCGAACGAACTTCGATAGACCCATAATCAGAATCAATGCTTAGTTCTTCAGAAATACTCCCAAATTTTGTATTAACATAATCTGAATGTCCTATGATTTTACCGCCATTTTCTATTCGAATCCCGCCATAATCGCAGTTATAGTTTAAGTTTTTTATCGATTTAAATTTTGACTGTGTATAATCTGCATTAAGATCAATCTTATCACCGTTGCCAACTTCAAAATCAGAATAGTCTGCATTGATTTTTCCATTTTTCATGTAAGAAATAGTACTGTTATTAGTATAATCTATGTTGATGTAATTGTTATCGCCTAATAGTTCTCCGATAATAATTTGACCATAATCGCAATTAATTTTAGCATTACCTTTTATCTTATCCAAAGTGATGCTTCCGTAATCATTATTAAAATCTACACTATTAGTTACAGGAACTTTTACGGTATAATTGATTTTCATATTCATATTGTTGTTCCATCCGCTAGTCCATTTATCCCACCAGGAGCTATTATTTTTATTAAAAGTGGTTTTGGCAGTAACCATTTGAGAAGAAGAATCAAACTCGACATCGATAGATTCTAGTTTTTTGATCACTTTTTCTTCATTGTTTCCACTTACTTTAATGGTAATTTCCATAACGATTCGATTTTCATTCCAGGAAGTAATATCCAGGTTACCATAATCATTACTAATTTTTAATAACGCATCTGCGTTAACCGAGAAGTCTTTTTTTAATGTTTTTTCTTTGGTATATTTTCCTTTCAGATCTCCATTATTGGCTAATGCCAAAGCAGGAATCATCAATAAGAGGATTATATTATAGTATAAAGTTTTCATTTTCTGATAATTTAAATTCGTTAATGCTGTTAATTTTTTGAAGTACTTCGTCTAATAAATTTGCACGTTTCTGAAAGTTCTTAATCATAGCGCTAATTACACGTTTATCGTTTCCACTTTGAAAAAGATCTTTTTTAAGTGTTTCATAATCAGATTCCAGTTTTTCTAATTGATTCATTGCATCCAAAACCAATTCTTTGGTTTCTATAGAAGAAACTTTATCGATTTCTTCGAGTTGCAATTGAATAGCAGAGGTAAAAAAGCTTTGAGTTTCCTCCATTTGAGGAGAAACATTTGCCAGATCTACTTCTTCTTTTGGACTAAACATAAAAGTCATTGCTGCCATTCCAAATACTATAGCAATCGAAGCAGCTATTGCAAGTGGTTTATACCAATTTACCTTTTTAGGCTGCAATTGTACAACTTTGTTTTGTTGCTGCAACTTTTCTAAAAACCGCATTTGGTGATTAGCAGAAGGTTCATGTATGTCTAATTGATCTTGCATACGTTTAAATAACTTTTCTATTTTATCGGTACTCATACAAATTGTAATTTTTTTCGTAAGCTTTCTTTTGCGCGCGAAATAAGCGTACGACAATTAGAATATGATATATTCATGATCTGACAGATTTCTTCATAATCATAACCTTCTATAAGGTGTAATGATAATGCAGTACTATAGCTGTCTTTAAGTTGAGTTAGTGTATTTAGTACTGTATTTACTTTTACAGAAGCAAGATCTTCTTCTACAATTCCGTTGCTATCTGTAAGAGCATACTCAACAGTTTCTAGGGCTACCTCACGATGAACATCTTTTTTACGTGTAGCGGTTAAACTGGCATTAATAACAATCCTTTTTAACCAGGCCCCAAACATATTATTATCTTCTAGCATTGATAGTTTTGTAAAAGCTGTTAAAAAAGCTTCTTGCATAATATCTTCAGCTTCTGCTGTGTCCTTTATGATTCTCAATGCTGTATTGTACATTGCCTTATAATAACGATTGTATGTTTCGAGCTGCGCATTTTGATCTTGCTCGCGACATTTCGCAATTAATTGCTCTGTATTTAGTTGGGTTAGTGACAAAAAATATAATTTACTTTAACATAAAGATATATATTGCATTGCTTTGTTACAGTTTTTTAATTTTTTTTTTAAAACTTGTGGCATAACAATTGAAATATAAATAGTGAATCTATTATAAAGGCCTTGTTTTAATGGGCTTTATATGGTTTTTAATCAGTTTCATTAAATTCTAAAAAAAAATGTTGTTTTGTCGTGATGACAAAATGACTTTGATATATACTTATGGCTAAAACCAAATTTACGACACTTGACAGTTTGTCATTTCAAGGGATAGATGAAGATGCAGAATTAATTCCTTTAATGACGCCAGAAGATGAAGAAGAAATAGACAAAGAAGATTTACCCGACATATTACCGATATTACCTTTAAGAAATACCGTACTATTTCCTGGAGTTGTTATTCCTATTACTGCAGGAAGAGATAAATCTATTAAACTTCTTAACGAAGCTAATAATGGTAATAAAACAATTGGTGTAGTTTCTCAAAAAGAAGAGGGTATAGAAAACCCATCCTTAAAAGATATTAATAGAGTAGGTGTGGTAGCTCGTATTCTAAGAGTCTTAAAAATGCCAGATGGTAATACTACAGTAATATTACAAGGGAAAAAGCGATTTCATATAGACGAAGTTGTAGAAGAAGTACCTTATATTAAAGCTAAAGTTAGAGAAGTTCCTGAAGCCAGACCGGCAAAAGAGAATAAAGAGTTTAGTGCTATAATCGATTCGATCAAAGATTTGGCTCTAGAAATTATAAAAGAAAGCCCCACAATACCTTCTGAAGCTTCGTTTGCTATAAAGAATATAGAGAGTAATTCTTTTCTTATCAATTTTGTGTCTTCTAATTTAAACCTTCCTGTAGAGGAAAAACAAAAATTACTAGAGATTAATGACCTTAAGAAAAGAGCTTTAGCTACTCTAAAATATATGAATGTAGAGTTTCAGAAACTGGAACTCAAAAATGTCATTCAAAGTAAGGTTCAGCATGACATGAGTCAGCAACAGCGAGAATACTTCTTACATCAACAGATGAAAACCATACAAGAAGAACTTGGTGGCGTTTCACATGAAGATGAAATCGAAGAAATGCGTGTACGAAGTAAGGATAAGAAATGGGATGATAAAGTAAAAAAACACTTTGATAAAGAGCTATCCAAAATGCAACGTATGAATCCTCAGGTTGCAGAATACTCTATACAACGTAATTATTTGGATCTATTTCTGGATTTACCCTGGAATGAGTTTAGTACAGATAAATTTGATCTAAAACGAGCTATGAAGATTTTGGATAGAGATCATTATGGTTTAGATGAAGTAAAGCGCAGAATTATAGAATACCTCGCAGTATTAAAACTGCGTAATGATATGAAATCTCCGATATTATGTCTATATGGCCCTCCTGGTGTAGGTAAAACTTCATTAGGAAAATCTATTGCAGAAGCTCTGGG is a window encoding:
- a CDS encoding head GIN domain-containing protein, producing MRTAAFIIGLTLCSITSLQAQWWGNGKKINGNGNSITKNRSTSDYDQVKVKGSLDVSLISGTEGKITIKGESNLIDYIVTEIQGDALRIYVKKGFYLKPSVGKKLIITVPFKDLTQVTLSGSGDVYSSDTIKASDFKTGVSGSGDIQLVVDAENIWGQVSGSGDLVLKGSTGSFNGNVSGSGDLSAYDLNAKNVTATVSGSGDIEVMATTYLKARVSGSGDIFYKGDPQKEDKKVSGSGDITKR
- a CDS encoding RNA polymerase sigma factor, coding for MSLTQLNTEQLIAKCREQDQNAQLETYNRYYKAMYNTALRIIKDTAEAEDIMQEAFLTAFTKLSMLEDNNMFGAWLKRIVINASLTATRKKDVHREVALETVEYALTDSNGIVEEDLASVKVNTVLNTLTQLKDSYSTALSLHLIEGYDYEEICQIMNISYSNCRTLISRAKESLRKKLQFV